A stretch of the Lactuca sativa cultivar Salinas chromosome 9, Lsat_Salinas_v11, whole genome shotgun sequence genome encodes the following:
- the LOC111898201 gene encoding uncharacterized protein LOC111898201: MALLRYMDTILVPLSFFITFGYHTYLWYKFKTKPSCTTIGIESIKRKHWLKDMKQGDDNKGTLAVQSLRNTLMSSILSAMVTSIITVALAALINNTYSAKDLFSNSFFGLHTTKILFLKYGSAFLFLLTSFLCSSMAVANLIDANYLIYALGAEPEAEGVASPSPSSSRKYTRDILERGFILAIFGNRMLCITFPVLFWLFSPVVFVIASLVLVWGLYVLDFVNVAPYY; encoded by the exons ATGGCACTTCTTCGTTATATGGACACCATCTTAGTCCCGCTCAGCTTCTTCATCACATTTGGTTACCATACCTATCTTTGGTATAAATTCAAGACCAAACCATCTTGCACAACAATCGGCATCGAATCCATCAAGCGGAAACATTGGCTAAAAGACATGAAACAG GGCGATGATAATAAAGGCACGTTAGCTGTACAAAGTTTGAGAAATACGTTGATGAGTTCTATACTATCTGCCATGGTCACATCGATCATAACAGTGGCTTTGGCTGCTTTGATCAACAACACATACAGTGCAAAAGATCTCTTCAGCAATTCTTTTTTTGGGTTACATACGACAAAAATCCTTTTCCTAAAATATGGATCAGCGTTCCTCTTCTTGTTAACTAGCTTTCTTTGTAGCTCTATGGCTGTTGCAAACTTGATCGACGCAAATTACTTGATTTATGCATTGGGAGCTGAACCTGAGGCTGAAGGGGTTGCATCGCCATCACCTTCTTCATCTCGTAAATACACGAGAGATATCTTGGAAAGAGGTTTTATTTTGGCTATTTTTGGAAACAGAATGCTTTGCATCACGTTTCCTGTATTATTTTGGTTGTTTAGCCCGGTGGTATTTGTGATTGCCTCTTTAGTGTTAGTTTGGGGACTCTATGTGCTTGATTTTGTTAATGTCGCACCTTACTACTAA